The Centroberyx gerrardi isolate f3 chromosome 12, fCenGer3.hap1.cur.20231027, whole genome shotgun sequence genome has a window encoding:
- the nod1 gene encoding nucleotide-binding oligomerization domain-containing protein 1 has product MGQREEGNVSSLLILTYHRELLVSRVKSIQCILDNLSASGFFCEEDVEIVERTITKTDQVRKILELVQCKGEEACEYFIYILYKVCDAYIDLQPWLKEINYHPRDFVQALTVVNTDPISRYCEKLRHEMGRDTRFIMSYGQREETLLEDLYTDTLMELFNDRNESLGFLESLDQLLGEQGVFNPEAETIYVMGDAGVGKSILLQKLQNLWSKRELQTDAMFFFKFRCRMFSTFKETDEISLRDLLFKHNCYPDQDPDGEVFNYIVRFPEKALFTFDGYDEIQGDLCLLNVPEVVSPEERAHPLLLLINLLCGKLLKGSQKVLTARAGTEVQSRVIRKKVALRGFSPVHLKTYTGLHFKEQEHRDLVSVQLDASPHLCGLCSTPLFCWIVFKSFRHLHTMHDSFELPETCVTLTDIFLLLSEVCLSRSALPPPGLLKRSTRCTSETFKAGLRPLAAFAKLALQGMERGSFIFNQEEITTCGLTEEDLPVGFLRPVSHYDACGSPATFEFLHVTLQSFLAAFSLVLDDQAAVSSVLKFFTECSRRREKFCLPCVSCISGSSKPTGKDSFKTNEHLQFANLFLCGLLSKAHTGLMEHMVSPLLLKNKRAILKSYLSTSVKSHLHGLPPYKSDDGMKVHVLPNFLWMLRCIFEMGSKDVAQLTAKGITVNFIKLGYCNVYSGDCTALNFVLQHRQKLLGVDMDNNNIGDYGVKQLKPSFCKMTVVRLSVNQLSDSSIEVLAEELCKYKVVETLGLYKNNITDVGAKLVAQIIEECPKLRIVKIGNNKITTLGGKYLASAIQKSKSIFDVGMWGNTIGDEGAKAFAEALRNHPSLTNLSLSANGITSEGGKSLAEGLKENSCLRIFWLVQNELSDDVAPHLAELIRANTGLSHLWLISNQFTVDGMKHLSEALSHNTALKEICVKGNQLSEEEEKLFLAEKRLRFH; this is encoded by the exons ATgggtcagagagaggaaggcaacGTGTCcagcctcctcatcctcacaTACCACCGAGAGCTGCTGGTCTCTCGGGTGAAGAGCATTCAGTGCATCCTGGACAACCTGTCGGCCAGTGGCTTCTTTTGTGAAGAAGATGTGGAGATTGTAGAGCGCACCATCACCAAGACAGATCAG GTACGCAAAATCTTGGAGCTGGTCCAATGCAAAGGGGAGGAGGCCTGTGAATACTTTATTTACATCCTATATAAAGTATGCGATGCATATATAGATCTCCAGCCATGGCTGAAAGAGATCAACTACCACCCAAGAGATTTCGTACAGGCGCTAACAGTGGTTAACACGGATCCCA TCAGCAGGTACTGTGAGAAATTGAGGCATGAAATGGGCCGGGACACCCGCTTCATCATGTCGTATGGTCAGCGCGAGGAGACCCTGCTGGAGGACCTCtacactgacacactgatggAGCTGTTCAATGACCGCAATGAGAGCCTTGGCTTCCTGGAGAGTCTGGACCAGCTGCTAGGGGAACAGGGGGTCTTCAATCCCGAAGCTGAGACAATCTATGTGATGGGGGACGCCGGCGTGGGCAAGTCCATCCTCCTGCAGAAGCTCCAGAACCTTTGGTCCAAGAGGGAGCTTCAGACAGATGCCATGTTCTTCTTCAAGTTCCGCTGCAGGATGTTCAGCACCTTCAAAGAGACAGACGAGATCTCCCTCAGAGACCTGCTCTTCAAACACAACTGCTACCCAGACCAAGATCCGGACGGTGAGGTGTTTAATTACATCGTACGCTTCCCAGAGAAGGCTCTTTTTACATTTGATGGCTATGATGAAATCCAGGGGGATCTATGCCTGTTGAATGTACCTGAGGTAGTCTCACCAGAGGAGAGGGCACATCCCCTCCTGCTGCTCATCAACCTGCTCTGTGGGAAACTTCTCAAGGGTTCCCAGAAGGTGCTGACAGCCCGGGCAGGGACCGAGGTCCAGAGCAGGGTGATCAGAAAGAAGGTGGCTCTCCGAGGGTTCTCCCCAGTTCACCTGAAGACCTACACCGGTCTGCACTTCAAGGAGCAGGAGCACCGAGACCTGGTATCAGTTCAGCTGGATGCTAGCCCCCACCTCTGTGGCCTCTGCTCCACCCCACTCTTCTGCTGGATTGTATTCAAGAGCTTCAGGCACCTGCACACCATGCACGATAGTTTCGAGCTGCCTGAAACCTGTGTCACACTCACAGACATTTTCCTCCTGTTGTCCGAGGTTTGCCTCAGCCGTTCGGCCTTGCCTCCACCAGGTTTGCTGAAGAGAAGCACTAGGTGCACCTCAGAGACATTCAAAGCAGGGCTGAGACCCCTGGCAGCCTTTGCCAAGCTGGCCCTTCAGGGTATGGAGAGAGGCAGCTTTATTTTCAACCAAGAGGAGATTACTACTTGTGGCCTGACAGAGGAGGACCTGCCTGTGGGCTTTCTCCGACCTGTTAGCCACTATGATGCCTGTGGAAGTCCTGCCACCTTTGAGTTCCTCCACGTCACCCTGCAGTCTTTCTTGGCTGCATTTTCTCTAGTGTTGGATGACCAGGCTGCTGTGAGCTCCGTCCTCAAGTTCTTCACAGAATGCAgtaggagaagagagaaatttTGTCTGCCTTGTGTCTCCTGCATTAGTGGGTCTTCAAAGCCCACAGGAAAGGACTCATTCAAAACTAATGAGCACCTTCAGTTTGCTAATCTTTTCTTGTGTGGACTGCTTTCCAAGGCCCACACTGGCTTGATGGAGCATATGGTATCTCCATTGCTGTTAAAGAACAAAAGGGCCATCCTAAAATCCTACCTTTCCACCAGTGTGAAGTCCCACCTCCATGGCCTTCCCCCTTACAAGAGTGATGACGGCATGAAGGTTCATGTTTTGCCCAATTTCCTGTGGATGCTGAGATGCATCTTTGAGATGGGAAGCAAAGACGTGGCCCAGTTGACAGCGAAGGGCATCACAGTCAACTTCATTAAGCTGGGCTATTGTAATGTGTACTCGGGCGACTGCACTGCCCTGAACTTTGTACTGCAGCACCGTCAGAAACTGCTGGGGGTTGACATGGATAACAACAACATTGGTGACTATGGGGTCAAGCAGCTGAAGCCGTCCTTCTGTAAGATGACAGTGGTCAG GTTGAGTGTTAATCAGCTCTCTGACAGCAGCATTGAGGTGCTGGCAGAGGAGCTGTGTAAGTACAAAGTGGTGGAGACCCTGGG GCTTTATAAAAATAACATCACAGATGTTGGAGCCAAACTAGTTGCTCAGATAATTGAGGAATGCCCAAAGTTGCGAATCGTGAA GATTGGCAACAACAAGATCACGACTCTTGGTGGGAAGTATTTGGCCAGCGCCATTCAGAAGAGCAAATCTATATTTGATGTAGG AATGTGGGGGAACACCATTGGTGATGAGGGAGCAAAAGCATTCGCAGAAGCTTTGAGGAACCACCCAAGTCTTACCAACCTCAG TCTCTCAGCCAATGGCATCACGTCAGAAGGTGGGAAGAGCTTGGCTGAAGGACTGAAGGAGAATAGCTGCCTCAGGATCTTCTG GTTGGTGCAGAATGAGTTGTCCGATGATGTGGCTCCACACTTGGCTGAATTGATCAGAGCGAACACGGGACTATCCCACCTGTG GTTAATCAGTAACCAGTTCACTGTGGATGGGATGAAACACCTGTCTGAGGCCCTTTCTCACAATACAGCACTCAAAGAGATCTG TGTGAAAGGaaaccaactctctgaagaggaagagaaactgTTCTTGGCAGAGAAAAGGCTGCGGTTTCACTGA